From Pontibacter actiniarum, a single genomic window includes:
- a CDS encoding glycosyltransferase family 2 protein, which translates to MISNIAGVVVLYNPEADVFDNISTYYNSLDKLYVVDNSEVPSEKLLLKLKKSFSKVEYHHLENNQGIAKALNVAASRAFEEGFDWLLTMDQDSQASEGMVPTLLEVCAKIPKERIGIIAPKYILETDSSELDQNNIQEVDVVITSGNLLNMCAFKEVGPFREDFFIDYVDHEYCLRLKLSNYKVIKNNKVILYHKLGESKSHSFLGYQVNASHHNFLRRYYITRNRLAVLKEFKSRFPQYYRNESTNNIRELVKIILFEKNKVSKVKSVVQGYKDFYSNKFGKYNG; encoded by the coding sequence ATGATATCAAATATCGCTGGCGTTGTTGTCCTTTATAACCCTGAAGCAGATGTGTTTGATAATATATCAACCTACTATAACAGCTTAGACAAGCTATATGTGGTTGATAACTCTGAGGTTCCATCAGAAAAGTTGTTGCTTAAATTAAAGAAAAGCTTTTCAAAAGTAGAGTATCATCATCTTGAAAATAACCAGGGTATAGCCAAAGCCTTAAATGTTGCTGCTTCAAGAGCGTTTGAGGAAGGATTTGACTGGCTACTTACAATGGACCAGGATAGCCAAGCCAGTGAAGGCATGGTACCTACACTATTGGAGGTATGTGCTAAAATTCCAAAAGAGAGAATAGGTATTATTGCACCCAAATATATTCTTGAAACAGACTCTTCAGAGCTAGACCAGAACAATATACAAGAAGTTGATGTAGTTATCACTTCTGGCAATTTACTAAACATGTGTGCTTTTAAAGAAGTAGGGCCTTTCCGAGAAGACTTCTTTATTGACTATGTCGACCATGAGTATTGCTTACGCCTCAAATTGAGCAATTACAAAGTAATAAAGAATAACAAAGTTATCCTTTATCATAAGCTTGGTGAATCTAAAAGTCACTCCTTTTTGGGTTATCAAGTAAATGCTTCCCATCACAACTTTTTAAGAAGGTATTATATAACACGAAACCGTTTAGCTGTATTAAAAGAGTTTAAGTCACGATTTCCTCAGTATTATAGGAATGAAAGTACTAACAATATCAGAGAGCTTGTTAAGATTATCCTTTTCGAAAAAAACAAGGTAAGTAAAGTTAAAAGTGTTGTTCAAGGATACAAGGACTTTTATAGCAACAAGTTTGGGAAGTACAATGGTTAA
- a CDS encoding glycosyltransferase family 2 protein, whose product MVKATGEPLVYIILVNYKNWQDTAECLESLFKLSYHNYKVVVVDNDSKNNSVTYLKNWAEGLLSVSYDEQFYTSTPISSSPISKPISYIHADSESIHTLNSIEKRLLLIESKKNLGFAGGNNLGCKLALAHNADYIWLLNNDTVVEQESLTHMVARFEVSKSKKEQLGMLGSKLLYYHTPNLIQAILGRYKPFTASTEHIGLNKASCTTFDNLKIEDDDYVVGASMFVSAEFVKEVGLMSEAYFLYFEEIDWVKRGAAKNFKIDICLKANIYHKEGAAIGGSTKENNNKSELSDFYSIRNRLIITKKYYPRFLYPVYLSLIAVAANRVRRKQFSRIPLILKAFKSFKKNTLWKAQID is encoded by the coding sequence ATGGTTAAAGCTACAGGAGAACCTCTGGTTTACATCATTTTGGTTAACTATAAAAATTGGCAGGATACGGCAGAGTGCCTTGAGAGTCTCTTTAAGCTGTCTTACCACAATTATAAAGTGGTGGTGGTAGACAATGATTCAAAGAATAATTCTGTTACATATTTAAAAAATTGGGCAGAAGGGCTGTTGTCGGTTTCGTATGATGAGCAATTCTATACATCAACCCCTATTTCTTCATCCCCTATCAGCAAACCAATTTCCTATATACATGCAGATTCTGAAAGTATACATACCCTAAATTCAATTGAGAAAAGGTTACTTCTGATAGAATCAAAGAAAAACCTTGGCTTCGCCGGAGGTAACAATTTAGGCTGCAAACTTGCACTTGCTCACAATGCCGACTACATCTGGCTCCTGAACAATGATACAGTTGTAGAGCAGGAATCTCTCACTCACATGGTAGCAAGGTTTGAGGTTTCAAAGTCTAAAAAGGAGCAGCTAGGCATGTTGGGTTCAAAATTATTGTATTACCATACCCCTAATCTCATTCAGGCGATTTTGGGAAGATATAAACCATTTACTGCTAGCACCGAACATATAGGATTAAACAAAGCCTCCTGTACCACATTTGATAATCTTAAAATAGAAGATGATGACTATGTAGTAGGAGCCTCCATGTTCGTCTCTGCGGAATTTGTCAAAGAAGTAGGCCTTATGTCTGAGGCTTACTTTTTGTATTTTGAAGAAATAGACTGGGTTAAAAGAGGCGCTGCAAAAAATTTTAAGATTGACATTTGCTTAAAAGCCAACATTTACCATAAAGAAGGGGCTGCAATTGGCGGAAGCACAAAAGAGAACAATAATAAGAGTGAATTATCAGACTTTTATAGCATCCGCAACAGGTTGATTATCACAAAGAAGTATTACCCTAGGTTCTTATATCCAGTCTACTTAAGCCTAATAGCTGTTGCTGCTAACAGGGTTCGAAGAAAGCAGTTCAGCAGAATACCTTTGATTCTGAAAGCTTTTAAATCTTTCAAAAAAAATACGCTTTGGAAAGCTCAGATAGACTAG
- a CDS encoding glycosyltransferase family 4 protein produces MPHLVIDARMINASGIGVYLKNLLPIISKEFKLTLLGDEKDLKLYCNSPGTNVIIASAPIYSIKEQLQLARKIPKCDLFWSPHYNIPLLPIAARKRVTTIHDVYHLAYQHTLTLPQKAYANFFIRAAVKLSNKLITVSEFSKSEIVRYTQASSESIFTIHNGVDTEKFSEKRQISHKLLNKQASKYILYVGNVKPHKNLVTLLKAYSQIQQYDVSCKLLIVGKKEGFITSDNQIATLLKQNTILNEGVVFTGFVEEDLLPQLYQNAVALVVPSVYEGFGLPSLEAMASGCPVIASTAASIPEICGDAAMYFDPLDHESLADRLKCVLTSIAEREILVTKGYSRIKSYSWQKSAEKHTATFKQVLEANL; encoded by the coding sequence ATGCCACATCTCGTTATTGATGCTAGGATGATAAACGCATCTGGGATAGGTGTGTATCTTAAAAACCTCCTTCCTATTATCTCCAAGGAGTTCAAGTTGACTTTGCTTGGTGATGAGAAAGATTTAAAACTATACTGTAATTCACCAGGCACAAATGTAATAATAGCCTCAGCTCCAATTTACTCCATTAAGGAGCAGCTACAACTCGCAAGAAAAATACCAAAGTGTGACCTTTTCTGGTCTCCTCATTATAACATCCCACTATTACCTATAGCTGCGCGCAAACGTGTAACAACTATACATGATGTATATCACTTAGCCTACCAGCATACCCTTACGTTGCCACAAAAGGCGTATGCAAATTTTTTCATTCGAGCTGCTGTTAAACTTTCTAATAAACTTATCACAGTCTCTGAGTTCTCTAAAAGTGAGATTGTCAGATACACTCAAGCCAGCAGCGAATCAATTTTTACAATCCATAATGGAGTAGACACTGAAAAGTTTTCAGAAAAACGCCAGATCAGCCATAAACTGTTGAACAAGCAAGCTTCCAAATATATTTTATATGTAGGCAACGTTAAGCCTCATAAGAACTTGGTAACGCTACTAAAAGCATACTCGCAAATACAACAATATGACGTTAGCTGTAAATTATTAATTGTTGGTAAAAAAGAAGGGTTTATCACATCTGATAACCAAATTGCTACGTTGTTGAAGCAAAATACCATTCTCAACGAGGGTGTAGTCTTCACAGGCTTTGTTGAAGAGGATCTTTTACCACAACTTTATCAAAATGCCGTTGCTCTGGTTGTCCCCTCCGTTTACGAAGGGTTTGGCCTCCCTTCTTTAGAAGCAATGGCCAGCGGTTGCCCTGTGATTGCGTCGACAGCTGCCAGTATACCCGAAATATGTGGGGATGCTGCTATGTATTTTGACCCACTAGACCATGAATCTCTCGCCGATAGACTTAAATGTGTTCTTACTTCAATAGCCGAGAGAGAAATATTGGTTACAAAAGGTTACAGTAGAATTAAATCTTATTCTTGGCAAAAATCAGCAGAGAAACACACTGCTACTTTTAAACAAGTTTTAGAGGCAAACTTATAG
- a CDS encoding O-antigen ligase family protein yields the protein MQAAFSELELKVSLLLLPPILHSLFSQGRAKNRYLFIFVLACFIAAVSSLFMIFYKIYFLDMYRQPNQPLQIDWVYFSFHLPKQINFHAPYFSMYVMLSIFILAHWILKEVNNGQTWKILLGLVTIFFFFTFNVLLSSRTALVSGTIILLIGSIAYFFSKKRYSQAGLVLSLSSILICSLYFNTPYLRRKLEGGTGITQRQQLWRAGFELIKDTPFIGVGPGDTKDRLAVQYSRMGLSSEAKNRLDPHNQYIQMFLALGVMGILVYTVCLLYLLFTSLRNSSYLLTAFVLLYILCGTTESVFNSQKGVVLFAFIAGVLAFREREVQFESSFS from the coding sequence ATGCAAGCTGCATTTTCGGAATTAGAATTGAAGGTTTCGTTGCTGTTACTTCCCCCAATCCTTCACAGTCTGTTTTCACAAGGCCGTGCTAAAAATCGCTATTTATTTATTTTTGTACTTGCCTGTTTTATTGCCGCAGTAAGCAGTCTTTTCATGATCTTTTACAAAATCTATTTTTTGGACATGTACAGACAACCTAATCAGCCACTTCAGATTGATTGGGTATATTTTTCTTTCCATTTACCCAAGCAAATCAACTTTCATGCCCCCTACTTCAGCATGTATGTTATGCTTAGTATATTCATTCTTGCCCATTGGATTCTTAAAGAGGTAAATAATGGCCAAACTTGGAAAATCCTCTTAGGGTTGGTTACAATTTTCTTCTTTTTTACTTTCAACGTTCTTTTATCTTCCCGTACTGCACTCGTATCAGGCACCATTATTTTGCTTATCGGAAGCATTGCTTACTTCTTTTCAAAAAAGAGATACAGCCAAGCTGGCTTAGTATTGAGTTTGTCTTCTATTTTGATTTGTTCACTGTACTTCAACACACCATATTTGAGAAGGAAACTGGAAGGAGGAACTGGTATAACACAGCGGCAACAGCTTTGGCGTGCTGGATTTGAATTGATAAAAGACACCCCTTTTATAGGTGTAGGACCTGGTGATACAAAAGATCGGCTTGCTGTACAGTACAGTAGAATGGGGCTCAGTAGTGAAGCAAAGAACCGGCTAGATCCTCACAACCAGTACATTCAAATGTTTCTCGCATTAGGCGTTATGGGTATTTTAGTGTATACAGTATGTCTGCTTTACCTTCTCTTTACTTCGCTAAGAAATAGTTCTTATCTGCTCACTGCCTTTGTTTTGCTCTACATTCTTTGTGGTACAACAGAAAGTGTTTTTAATTCGCAAAAAGGAGTAGTTCTATTTGCATTCATTGCGGGCGTTCTTGCATTCAGAGAACGCGAAGTACAGTTTGAAAGCTCCTTTTCTTGA
- a CDS encoding O-antigen ligase family protein: protein MAPLLYIPLFFKRTSSVTDILKLFLHLGLCLTVFSFVQFFLSSKLPDSLLVLRGESVFGFYNTDIVRPTALLGNTIIYASFTLVLFAFYLTRYLYHRKRTHLFIIFMIGLANLLTFTRASIVGLVIVVLVCVFLKYARPTLLFTIKIVCIILTLSTIVSIGFYLNKNSFLVQRLTGKEASTQGSTNEHITQIKNAVLYLKEHPIAGAGVGSQGASGDPSKKIITDGYWFQVMLENGVPLGLLYVLFHFICPLFALTSFYRTEDLLLKKLCMAFVAVSAYFFAASFLNSGFAGRANYISYWLIFGTLIAQYIIVKKSQNATSRY from the coding sequence ATGGCTCCCTTATTGTATATTCCACTTTTTTTCAAAAGAACTTCTTCAGTTACTGATATACTAAAGCTATTTTTACATTTAGGGCTTTGTCTTACTGTCTTCTCTTTTGTACAGTTTTTCTTGTCCTCGAAGTTACCAGACTCATTACTAGTTCTTAGGGGGGAGTCCGTCTTTGGCTTCTATAACACAGATATAGTTCGACCAACAGCTCTCCTTGGAAATACGATAATTTATGCAAGCTTTACACTGGTCTTGTTTGCATTCTATCTTACTAGGTACCTCTACCATCGTAAAAGAACACACCTGTTCATTATCTTTATGATTGGTTTAGCTAACTTACTTACGTTTACTAGAGCCTCAATTGTAGGTTTAGTAATAGTAGTCCTTGTGTGTGTCTTCCTAAAGTATGCTAGACCCACGTTACTTTTTACAATCAAGATAGTGTGTATCATATTAACGCTATCAACCATAGTCTCTATAGGCTTTTACCTAAATAAGAACTCCTTCTTAGTTCAAAGGCTTACGGGCAAAGAAGCGAGCACCCAAGGATCTACAAACGAACACATTACCCAAATTAAAAACGCTGTGCTATATCTCAAAGAGCACCCTATAGCTGGCGCAGGTGTTGGTTCTCAGGGAGCCAGCGGAGACCCGTCAAAAAAAATCATAACTGATGGTTATTGGTTTCAGGTAATGCTTGAAAACGGGGTTCCGTTAGGGCTACTCTATGTTTTGTTCCATTTTATCTGCCCATTATTTGCGCTTACCTCATTTTATAGAACAGAAGACCTGCTATTGAAAAAGCTTTGTATGGCCTTTGTGGCTGTCAGTGCATATTTCTTTGCTGCCAGCTTCTTAAATTCTGGATTCGCAGGAAGAGCCAACTACATAAGTTATTGGCTTATTTTCGGTACTTTGATAGCACAATACATAATTGTAAAAAAGAGCCAAAATGCCACATCTCGTTATTGA
- a CDS encoding glycosyltransferase family 4 protein, with protein MQKAPFKIAIVHEWFVEYAGSERVVEQLLQVYPGADLFSVIDFMPDHLRNHILHKKATTTFIQKLPFARKHYRNYLALMPLAIEQLDVSAYDVVISSSHAVAKGVITHAGQVHICYCHSPIRYAWDLYHQYLRESGLAKGLKGFIAKSMLHYVRMWDYTTANRPDHYIANSGYIARRIKKVYNREASVIYPPVDVENFSVSTKKEDFYLTASRLVPYKKVDLIVEAFAKQPDKKLIIIGDGPDAKKIKSKITNNIEFMGYQPFEVLKDHMQRARAFVFAAEEDFGIIPVEAQACGTPVIAFGKGGACETVVEGVTGVLYREQHVTSLINAIIEFESRLPEFSPSVIRQHAERFSSATFKANIKAFVEEHAS; from the coding sequence ATGCAAAAAGCACCTTTCAAAATCGCCATAGTACACGAGTGGTTTGTAGAATACGCTGGGTCCGAGCGCGTAGTAGAGCAACTACTACAGGTATATCCAGGAGCTGACCTTTTCTCTGTGATCGATTTTATGCCTGACCACCTACGTAACCACATTCTCCATAAAAAGGCAACTACTACCTTTATTCAGAAGCTACCATTCGCGCGGAAGCACTACAGAAACTACCTAGCCCTAATGCCTTTAGCTATAGAACAGTTGGATGTTTCAGCTTATGATGTAGTAATATCAAGCAGCCATGCAGTGGCGAAAGGTGTAATCACTCATGCTGGGCAGGTACATATCTGCTATTGCCACTCCCCTATTCGTTATGCCTGGGATTTGTATCACCAGTACCTGCGGGAGTCAGGATTAGCAAAAGGACTAAAAGGTTTCATAGCAAAGTCTATGTTGCACTATGTAAGGATGTGGGACTATACCACTGCCAACAGACCTGATCATTATATTGCTAACTCGGGCTACATTGCACGTCGTATAAAAAAGGTCTATAATCGAGAGGCCAGTGTCATTTACCCGCCAGTTGATGTTGAGAACTTCTCTGTGTCTACAAAAAAAGAAGACTTTTACCTTACAGCTTCCAGACTAGTACCTTATAAAAAGGTGGACTTGATTGTCGAGGCTTTTGCAAAGCAGCCTGATAAAAAGCTAATTATAATTGGTGATGGCCCGGACGCAAAAAAGATTAAGTCCAAAATTACTAACAACATTGAATTTATGGGATATCAACCTTTTGAGGTACTGAAAGATCATATGCAGCGTGCCCGCGCCTTTGTTTTTGCTGCAGAAGAGGACTTTGGTATTATTCCCGTAGAGGCTCAGGCCTGTGGCACACCAGTGATTGCTTTCGGTAAAGGAGGCGCATGCGAGACAGTAGTAGAAGGGGTTACAGGAGTTCTGTATCGGGAACAGCACGTGACGTCACTTATAAATGCCATAATAGAGTTCGAGTCTCGCCTCCCAGAGTTTTCACCATCAGTTATTAGGCAACATGCAGAAAGGTTCAGTTCAGCTACTTTCAAAGCTAATATAAAAGCATTTGTAGAAGAGCATGCATCTTAG
- a CDS encoding flippase — protein sequence MSFLRNILNKISTFATSEYRPLLENFFSLGLIQGANFLLSIITFPYIVRVIGVERFGIITLLQTIMLYFVVLTDYGFNLSATKDISVNRKNITRVSNIFSEVIATKFVLLLLSFLILSSSFLLFPSFKEYWLLTLFSFTIVLGQLLQPTWFYQGIEQMKYITYINILNRALYASGIFVFISEPQDYLYINLINGVSLVVGGVISLIIVFRKFGLQFSFPSLTRIRRQLVDAWSIFFATIIISVSNNTNIVILGIFASPLIIGYYSIAEKVFQIMRTFAAILYQVVYPRVCILAQESFEALANFLHKLLKAIMLVFIPLSLIVFAFADHIVLFIAGKYISEAALVLRIICFGPFMAALNIPASQTMLAYKLNNLYTVVLSIGAVINVALNFTLTYHFKAVGTASSIMITETISTGLLYYALHRKHPHYTFFLNKAPMKGAKL from the coding sequence GAAACATACTTAATAAGATCAGCACTTTTGCTACAAGTGAATACAGGCCTTTGCTTGAAAACTTCTTTTCTCTTGGATTGATTCAAGGAGCCAATTTTTTATTGTCTATCATTACATTCCCATACATAGTGCGAGTTATAGGAGTAGAACGGTTTGGCATTATCACTCTTTTGCAGACCATTATGCTTTACTTTGTTGTGCTAACAGACTATGGATTCAATTTATCTGCGACCAAGGACATCTCAGTCAACAGAAAGAACATAACCAGAGTCTCCAACATCTTTTCTGAGGTGATCGCTACTAAATTTGTTCTATTGCTCCTATCCTTTTTAATTCTTTCCAGTTCTTTTCTACTATTCCCAAGCTTTAAAGAATATTGGTTGCTAACACTGTTCAGCTTTACTATTGTTTTAGGGCAGCTTCTACAGCCTACTTGGTTTTATCAAGGAATAGAGCAGATGAAGTATATCACCTACATTAACATCCTAAACAGAGCTTTATACGCGTCTGGAATTTTTGTTTTTATAAGTGAGCCACAGGATTACCTTTATATAAACCTAATAAATGGAGTAAGCTTAGTTGTTGGAGGTGTAATAAGCTTAATTATCGTTTTCAGAAAATTTGGTCTGCAGTTCTCTTTCCCTTCGCTTACTCGAATTAGAAGACAGCTGGTAGATGCTTGGAGTATCTTTTTTGCAACTATCATTATTTCTGTTTCTAATAACACCAACATTGTTATTCTGGGTATTTTCGCCAGTCCGCTTATTATAGGATACTATAGTATTGCAGAAAAGGTATTTCAGATTATGCGAACTTTCGCCGCAATCTTATATCAGGTAGTTTATCCTAGAGTATGTATTCTTGCTCAGGAGTCATTTGAGGCGTTGGCTAATTTCCTGCACAAATTATTAAAAGCCATAATGCTGGTGTTCATACCACTGTCTCTAATAGTCTTTGCCTTTGCAGATCATATTGTACTATTTATAGCCGGAAAGTATATAAGTGAAGCGGCTTTAGTTCTAAGAATTATTTGCTTTGGACCATTTATGGCTGCTTTGAATATTCCAGCTAGTCAAACAATGCTAGCATACAAGCTTAACAATTTATATACTGTAGTACTATCAATTGGAGCCGTCATCAACGTGGCGTTAAACTTCACCTTAACATACCATTTTAAAGCCGTGGGTACAGCCTCTAGCATTATGATAACGGAAACTATAAGCACAGGCCTTTTGTATTATGCTCTACATAGAAAGCACCCTCACTACACTTTCTTTCTAAATAAGGCTCCTATGAAAGGAGCAAAGTTATAA